One Danio rerio strain Tuebingen ecotype United States chromosome 7, GRCz12tu, whole genome shotgun sequence genomic window, attgaTAAATGAGTAGATAAATCTAaaaatttctgcataaataaaacaataaaaaataaatatgcaaattgataaataaatgtgcaaatcaacccacaaatttctgcataaataaaatgatgaaataaatgaataaataaatatgccaattgataaataaatgagtaaataaatcccaaattcctgcataaataaaacaatgaataaaaaaataaacaaataaataaaaatccaaaaacttccatcataaatacataaataaataattaatagtgtgggcaggtaaataaatatataatttacacaAATGTTGGGGGAATAAGAAAATGCTGAACTGGAAGTAGATTTGTTTCTACTCTATCAATCAACAGAGGGCAGTCTTTATGCCATCACTGGTTgatcttagaaaaaaaaaattgcatttgatTTTTTCTGACTGGCTTCTGTTGTGAATTATTAGTCACCTTCTCATTAGCATGTTGAGCTAAAgagaattattgttttatttatggaaGAATTTATGgattaatttactcatttatttgcataattatttatCTATGTATTGCTTTTGAatgtgggtagcgatgtcgcctcacagcaagaagattgctggtttgagccccggctgggtcagttggcatttctgtttgcatgttctctccgtgttggtgtgggtttcctctgggtgttccagtttcccagttttccagttatatatatatataaacactgaatttattattttttgtgtgccacccaaAGATTTAgtgtggcctcttctggccacccctagtAAAATTTTCtgggtgtttatatatatatatatatatatatatatatatatatatatatatatatatatatatatatatatatatatatataaaataagttttAGGTTATTTTTCACACTTGCTTGCTGTCAGCGACCATCGGGGAGGACAGTGGCGGttttagtttaaatgacaccctgggcgaaccactcCACACCCttaaattgttaatttatttttcaataaatataactatttatatttatttgaaataaatactattattattctaaataaataacagaaatcaatcctaaatgttcACACAAAGTAACAACTGGATTTatatgccaagatcacttaagaaaccttttgcatgaatattatgacaattctaaagaatacaaaaaaaaaaaaatatatatatatatatatatatatatatatatatatatatatatatatatatatatatatatatatatatatatatatatatatatatatatataatttatagaactatctgttgtcttagacccgacttATGGCCGATAATTATGTAGTCTTACCTCCCTAACtctttatccctcctttctgctttatagccatgcttagtgaaagtaacatcatcatcatattatataaactttagtttagTCGACTTGCAAAACTCGCTGAATGCtgacacctctgcacaaaaggctgttactctggTTTCATATTGGAAATATGGGAAAGGAGCATATAGGAGACAAAAATACTGGCTGTAGAtcagtttatttcagttaatgTTCTGTTATCGTAATTTTCTTAGATTAATTTGGATCAACCCTTAGCTGTGCCTCAAATAAATAAACCAGAGTTAATCTGCCGAGAGACAGATGATGCTATTCTCCAGAGCTGCTGCTCACAGAATCACATTCAACAAGTCATTTATACATGCAAATCATATGAGACCAAAGGCCACCAGGTATAAAAAGAGTATTTCAAATATACTTATCACATCTAAACAATCTTACATAATAATGTTATACATTGATGTTAAAAGAAGCATATTGGGTCATGATAAATGAAATGAAACGGATATATTTGACTTTTTAATCTTAAACAGTTTAACtcaaaaactttttaaagaataaagcctaaaataaaagtaaagaaacCGTCAACATGAGTAAACACACCAACAATCTTCCGTCTTTTCTCATCTAGTTAGTGCAGATGAAGTTGAGTCTGTGAGATTCAGGAAGGCTGATCCAGGTCTGATCTCCTCCAGACTGAACTGCTCCTTTTCTGTTCTCCAGTTTGCAGTTTTCCGGTGTGCTGCCGTTCCCTGGAGCCCAGTTCTGATAGCACACCATGTCTCCAGTCAGCCAGAGCCACATGTTCATGCTGCAGTAGTGGTGTAAACCCAACCACACCGCCTCAGTAGACGCCAGTTTAACCACGTTCATCACACGACGCTGCATCTCCACTGACTGAACCGAGACCAGATCCACATGATTCTGTCTGCAGTATCTCAGAGCTTCAGACCACGACAGATTCTGCTGGATCACAATCAGTTTATCTggacacaaaacaaagcagaaactagAGAGAGACTGATCAACAACAACATGCAGAACAAACACTGTGGAGGAATTTGACATGTCAGACATGTAGAGTCTTAAAGCCCAGGACACACCTTGCCAATGTCAAAGAAAAGTCTGGGacaaaaacttaatttgttttcacCTAAGGTCGGCTGCATATAGTTCCGTCTAAACCAAAAAGCTGCACATGAACACACCACATAGACAACAGCTTACTGATAGTAAAccccaatctcaattctatttttgtaccccttccccttccccttgcAACTGAGGGTTAAGGGGAATTCTTCAAAATGTACAAAGaggaattgggacagcactacagcacctgcacacgtcatcatatgtcctcgcaatcttttgcttcatgtgagatcagacgatggcggctgctgtagtgattccagttgtgtttttttttggtaatcatcttcaggaaatcactgaaggcatatatcatgttatcataacgatataatgtggcaataagatcataattgTATTGTGTATTTAACACAGtcgccatattcatcaatgtaaacactagagctgtgaacctacactagtctcacggttcggttcggttacgattatcatgccatcgattcggttcaattcgatatttcggtgcatcacggtgcattgacgatgctttccatacacagttttatattttcttcacagcagcagttcttgtattaaaatgtatgaatttatttatatattatttgtaatacaattttgtcgtttaatacaaacagtcagagatataaactgtaattttaaacgaaatgagcatttagcaaataatataaacaaatataaacatccagctcaatttctgatccttgtctagttctcttacacctctttgattggtcacaccctcaacaaaaacggttgcgattggctctcgcgctgcgctcttcagataagtgacactgataagcggcaggcggcagcggcaatctcacagctgatgtatgatagacacggtggagaaaactctgcagacacgcgctcgtttctgtatccaaaagtaatgctgtaaaacagccgagaggagaagaaaagccaccccagcaggacaaatgggccactgtgtgtgtgtgtgtgtgtgtgagaaagagagagagacagagcgaaagcgagagagagagagagagagagaaatggagtaggctactttcattctctcgatctcagtgaaataggggctattgttgtatatgtcagtgaaagactgatccagcaaacacagtgaaattgtgcacagtttatgagttttaagtagttaaagcgttgtaaatactcgcgattgcctccctcgcgacagagcgcatatgaggtaaatgacatcagtaataaccggttatgattattactgaaccgataccgaattgtccgcatctgcatcgcggtgcaccgaagaaacaattaattttgacacccctagtaaacacaccaaaaacaatattaacattaaagcagacactgtaaaaagctcattcccagccactagacttttctgacagggtattccagtgtcatcgagtgtcagaatgttgtgggactccTGAACAGGAGTTGTTATTAGGGATTATTTTTTCacatgacagtaaaacatgaacgtggttatgaatatattaaaacatgagtttgtttgttgtaaaagtttgtaataatgacaaaaattactaatttgtggatctcctgacttccgggtgcagctgtggctggtgtattctgggatatttttcttaccccttggttttgagtgtagtcctgaaaaatctttgtttgagAGGGTGTATAcgccttgcccttagccctacgcctttagGCTAAAGAGAATTGCGACACCACTgggttttacgcagtggatgccctttcagctgcaactcaacactgggaaacacccatacacactcttacacacacatacaccatggtcaatttagcttttacctataacgcatgtgtttggactgtgggggaaaccagagcacctggagtaaatccacaccaacacggggagaacatgcaaactccactcagaattgccaaatgacccagccaaggcttgaagcagtgaccttcttgctgttaggcgttAAATCCACCCGCCcacaaatatattaaacaaagtaACTTTTTCATACCATTACATACATAATAGTAAAACTGACCATTGTCGTGTGATTTGCATTGGGTCCTGCAGGAGCCCAAACCCAATATAGTTCTTGAGAACACTGCTGATGGCCCGCTGTTATGGggaattgtgttgtgttgtgtcttAATGAATTTCTGATGAATGTATGAATCTCGTTCatatgcttatttgagtgatttcagtattattattattattattattattattatctattgttTTATTACTCATACCTCTGGCATTATTATCAAGtgctttggtaaataaaaaagtcatCCTGTGCAAATGCAGTTAGAGATGAGAAGAGAAATTAGAAGAGCTGGATGAAATGTCACAAAAAGAGTAGATTTATGAAATCAAGGCCATAAGGGAACCTGTATTCTGTAACTCATGATAAGGCACACCTGCACATATGCAGACACTCATTTGTAATGACTTCCAAATAATATGAGCACCTGTGAACTTCAGCTGAACTTACAGTTGATAGCTCAGTGGACATTGAACAGGTTATATTGTTGAGCATTGTTTTTTGGCATCACATTTGAAACAGGAAGGAAAAACCTTAACTGGACATGGGTAGGACCACTAAGAACCCTGAGACTATTAGTGGTGGGCATCTGAGAGATTCAAATCCCATTAGTGGAGGAGCTGATGGAGGTGTTAATGTGTAAATTTGGGTGGAGTATTGagataaaataatgtatttaaactatGCTGTCCTATACTCATCAGGCACTCGAACGACCTGTCTCTGTTGTTACTGATGCTCAGggtcagacggaatctgcggacgttttttgctatttctgcagagaattttggtaaaaatctgcggatttctgcagaattattttgggagtatctagCGGAGTATcagaactaaaaccttaataaatgaaataaaaagaaataaattactgaatagaaactgaataaattcaaatatacacatttactcaagtgaataaacagaataatgatgggctaaaaatctgcagaaatatgTGAAATTCTGCGGAATTatgcgcgtgcagattccgtgtgggcctgctgatgctgtaacaataaactgctttgccTAAAGACTTCGGAGATCTCAGATTTTGTCTTAGAaacttaaaaatgttttgcagACCAGAATCTTTTTTCCACAACAGCTGCTACCCAACAGCCAACTCAACCCAACTTGGTGTGTGGAGCTGATGATGGATTGAGTGTTtggtagtgatgggtcgttcatgaacgattcgttcattttaaacTTCAATATGACttgggaactacgagtcctctcagggagtgattcgttcatctgcgcgtgcgcacatttgtgcaggtagtatcgttaatttcaagtcttcatcacattggcagaagccaatcatatgcatttagagccggaaaaagaattgattggttcatctctcgagtcctctatcgggtctgagtcactcgttcatcacgggccaatcatacgcgtttagagccggaaaaagaattgattcgttcatctctcgagtcctctatcgggtctgagtcactcgttcatcacgggtcaatcatacgcgtttagagccggaaaaatatTTGATCcgctcatctctcgagtcctcgggtttgagtcattctgtcacgtgatgaacgaacaatCATGGCTCCTATCAGCAGACTGTGCATTAgctaagattatatgtgactgtcagtgtaacgtgaatgaacccctgacatttaaagacatgaagaggtgagctgagcaaagagacaacaacacCTTCattgacaaaagagcaggtaaacattgaattattattttctccttcttatagtattctacttttgacttatttgtcgtgcaattaaccttttgggctagttgtagatgtgtttggaagcaattcgtaacattttaataatattttggcaaattgaaccaaatgaacgaagtctattgaaaaaagatttgttcattttgatgAACGAGATCTTAAGattcgagtcagtaaaatgatccgaacttcccatcactagtgtTAGGAGGGTCTGCTTACCTTCATGACACACAAAAGGCATCTTCCAGTAACAAGGGTAGTCTGCCCATCTTCCCTGAGCATTTTCTTCAATCACGGTACAGTTTTCAATTCCTCCATAATTATCAGGTTCAGTAGTTTTCCAGTATCTGAATGAGGAGTTGCTCTGATCTGACCACTGCCATGGGTCTCTGAACAGACCTATCCAGATTGCACCTCCAGATAATTGTCTGTCATTAATGAACTGCTCCAGCTGTTGACTCTCATTCTGGTTCCTCACAATGACCAGATCAGTGTGATTCTGTCTGCAGTAACTCTGAGCGGCTCTCCAGTTCACTGTCTGATTGACAAACACCAGTCCTCTGCTCACTTTGAGAAAATAAAATGGAAACATTGgttttcaattagtttttttttattattcttctgcTTTATGGTATGAATATGAACAGAATTTGAAGTTGAAGCATAATACATGTTTGTATTACCAAAAACATTAATCTGTATCTAAGTAGTACTAAAAGATTTAAGGTCTCTAAACAACTGACTTTAAGAACAATTTAATTTCtctttattctttcatttattttattttcggcttagtccatttattaattcggggttgccacagcggaatgaaccgccaacttatttaacacatgttttgcacagcagatgcctttccagctggaacccatctctgggaaacatccatacaccctcatcacacacatacactatagacaatttagcatacacaattcacctatagcgcatgaaaCCAAagccagcacggggagaacatgcaaactctagacaaaaacaccaactgacccacccgaggctcaaaccagcgaccttgttgctgtaaggcgatcattctacccactgctccaccttGACGCCTAATTTCTCTTTATCTTCTAATGTAAATGTCTTTGCTGTAAAATTAGCAAGTTTGACTCTTAACAatgtaag contains:
- the si:dkey-192d15.3 gene encoding C-type mannose receptor 2, giving the protein MSQAQYILLLIALCSISECVQRQYHFINEKKNLTEAQRYCRENYTDLATVDNMNNMIQLNKSVNDERVWIGLQRTSVYKWHWSSGDPALFLNWASGQPVGSDNCTYMTNGQWIVGPCSAISPFICYNMSRGLVFVNQTVNWRAAQSYCRQNHTDLVIVRNQNESQQLEQFINDRQLSGGAIWIGLFRDPWQWSDQSNSSFRYWKTTEPDNYGGIENCTVIEENAQGRWADYPCYWKMPFVCHEDKLIVIQQNLSWSEALRYCRQNHVDLVSVQSVEMQRRVMNVVKLASTEAVWLGLHHYCSMNMWLWLTGDMVCYQNWAPGNGSTPENCKLENRKGAVQSGGDQTWISLPESHRLNFICTN